In Deinococcus psychrotolerans, a genomic segment contains:
- a CDS encoding GMC family oxidoreductase yields the protein MQPDFVIVGAGSGGCVLARRLLDAGASVLLLEAGGHDNHPFIRAPAAFPRLFKTRFDWNFHTAPQTHLQGRRLYWPRGKVLGGSSAINATIYIRGSQQDFDGWSGPEGQHTSGWGAGWRWADVLPFYKSLEKFRGDESETRSQGGVLHVGERAASHALSHAFVRSAARVLDIPVSQSFNDGQHLGAGLYESNHLRGVRQSAYQAFLASQRANPRLTVLTGARMLSLLWEGKRVVGVRFGYEGQVKDVRGGGVILAAGTVQTPQLLMLSGIGPGAELKKHGIEVRIESPGVGQNLQDHLAVPVIFRSNAPSLDAAKDLPALAEWALKRSGPLSSNVAEAGAFAHARAGLPRSSPPDLQYHFGPAYFREHGFQKMEGNHFSLGPVLVDVHSRGRVTLHSADPAAAPIIDPCYLSDERDAQSLLAGVRLARQIAAESPLADFNVGESLPGAQAQTDAELLTHIQREAETLYHPVGTAAMGDTESAVVDRRLAVRGTQGLWVADASVMPRITHANTNATAMMIGARAAAFLVEG from the coding sequence ATGCAACCTGATTTCGTGATCGTGGGCGCGGGTTCCGGCGGCTGTGTGCTGGCACGGCGGCTCTTAGACGCTGGCGCAAGCGTGCTGCTTCTGGAAGCGGGCGGCCACGACAACCACCCGTTTATCCGAGCTCCCGCTGCCTTCCCGCGCTTGTTCAAGACCCGGTTTGATTGGAACTTTCACACCGCTCCGCAAACTCACTTGCAGGGCCGCCGCTTGTATTGGCCGCGCGGCAAGGTGCTGGGCGGCAGCAGCGCCATCAACGCCACCATTTATATTCGCGGCTCGCAGCAAGATTTTGACGGCTGGAGCGGCCCCGAAGGACAACATACGTCCGGCTGGGGCGCGGGCTGGCGCTGGGCCGATGTGTTGCCGTTTTACAAATCGCTGGAGAAGTTTCGGGGTGACGAAAGCGAGACGCGCAGTCAGGGCGGTGTCCTGCATGTGGGCGAGCGGGCCGCCTCGCACGCCTTATCGCACGCGTTTGTCCGCTCGGCGGCGCGGGTGCTGGACATTCCGGTAAGCCAGAGTTTCAACGACGGCCAGCACCTCGGCGCGGGCCTCTACGAATCCAACCACCTGAGGGGCGTGCGGCAATCGGCCTATCAAGCGTTTCTTGCTTCCCAGCGGGCCAATCCGCGCCTGACCGTGCTGACCGGAGCGAGAATGCTCTCGCTGCTGTGGGAGGGCAAGCGGGTCGTCGGCGTCCGTTTCGGGTATGAGGGGCAAGTCAAAGACGTGCGCGGCGGCGGCGTCATCTTGGCGGCGGGTACGGTGCAAACCCCGCAACTGCTGATGCTGTCGGGCATCGGGCCGGGAGCTGAATTGAAGAAGCACGGCATTGAAGTGCGGATTGAGTCGCCTGGAGTGGGTCAGAACTTACAAGACCACCTCGCCGTGCCAGTCATCTTCAGGTCAAACGCGCCGAGCTTGGACGCTGCCAAAGACTTGCCCGCGCTGGCCGAGTGGGCCCTGAAGCGCAGCGGCCCGCTGAGCAGCAACGTGGCCGAGGCAGGCGCGTTCGCCCACGCCCGCGCCGGGTTGCCGCGCAGCAGCCCGCCGGATTTGCAGTACCACTTCGGCCCGGCTTACTTCCGCGAGCACGGCTTCCAGAAAATGGAGGGCAATCACTTTTCGCTTGGCCCGGTGCTGGTGGATGTTCACAGCCGGGGCCGCGTCACCCTGCACAGCGCCGATCCTGCCGCCGCGCCGATCATTGACCCCTGTTACCTCAGCGACGAGCGCGACGCTCAGAGCTTGCTGGCAGGCGTGCGGCTGGCCCGCCAGATCGCTGCCGAGTCGCCGCTGGCCGACTTCAATGTAGGCGAAAGCCTGCCCGGCGCACAGGCCCAAACCGACGCTGAGCTGCTCACTCACATTCAGCGCGAAGCCGAAACCCTCTATCACCCGGTCGGCACGGCGGCGATGGGCGACACTGAGAGTGCGGTGGTTGACCGCCGCTTGGCCGTGCGCGGCACACAGGGGTTGTGGGTGGCCGACGCCAGCGTCATGCCGCGCATCACCCACGCCAACACCAACGCCACCGCCATGATGATCGGAGCGCGGGCGGCGGCGTTTTTGGTGGAGGGATAG
- a CDS encoding S1C family serine protease, whose product MNWQRGLGIGVLLGAALACAYVTGSVTAQRPLVTSDEINTVEVTRSALPATVQVNVRIRADALQQGDNPNETGSGFFYKANLIVTNYHVIKDQESLSVTLSDGRSVPAKVVGSDPGIDIAVLRVSGVSAPKLLSFGDSSRLVLGQKFIAIGSPLKYQNFISTGAYSKSSSDVPRDDQLGGEVGEYMLTTAMIQGGNSGGPVLDSRGAVVGVADANAAPSQLVPGIIGVVIPANIVKQSLTDLETVGVSQRGTLGVSLQNLGDLDPALRQLAGLSSSNGALVNEVPAGSAGARSGLRGSLKNNEGQLLAPLGDVVVAVDGVRIKNSYDVVRRVATKRPGQIVTLTVWRNKKEVQVPVTLLKRTLSQ is encoded by the coding sequence GTGAACTGGCAGCGGGGGCTGGGCATCGGCGTCTTGCTGGGCGCGGCGCTGGCCTGCGCTTATGTCACCGGCAGCGTCACGGCGCAGCGCCCGCTGGTGACGTCCGACGAGATCAACACCGTAGAAGTGACGCGCAGCGCCCTGCCGGCCACCGTGCAGGTCAATGTGCGGATTCGCGCCGACGCCCTTCAGCAGGGCGACAACCCCAACGAAACCGGCAGCGGGTTTTTTTATAAAGCCAACTTGATCGTCACGAATTACCACGTCATCAAAGATCAGGAGAGCTTGAGCGTGACCTTGAGCGACGGGCGCAGCGTTCCGGCCAAAGTGGTGGGCAGCGATCCGGGGATTGACATCGCCGTGCTGCGGGTATCGGGGGTCAGTGCGCCGAAACTCCTGAGCTTCGGGGATAGCAGCCGCCTCGTCTTGGGGCAAAAGTTCATCGCCATCGGCTCACCACTCAAGTATCAAAACTTCATTTCAACCGGAGCGTATTCAAAGTCCAGCTCGGATGTGCCGCGTGACGATCAGCTCGGCGGCGAGGTCGGGGAATACATGCTGACCACCGCCATGATTCAGGGCGGCAATTCCGGCGGCCCTGTGCTGGATTCGCGCGGCGCAGTGGTGGGCGTGGCCGACGCCAACGCCGCGCCCAGTCAGTTGGTGCCGGGCATCATCGGCGTGGTGATTCCGGCCAATATCGTCAAGCAGTCGCTGACTGACTTAGAGACGGTTGGCGTGTCGCAGCGCGGCACGCTGGGCGTGAGTTTGCAAAACCTCGGCGACCTCGACCCGGCCCTGCGGCAACTGGCGGGCCTGAGCAGCAGCAACGGCGCACTGGTCAACGAAGTTCCGGCGGGTTCGGCGGGCGCGAGATCGGGTCTGCGCGGCAGCCTCAAGAACAACGAAGGCCAACTGCTCGCGCCGCTGGGCGACGTGGTCGTGGCAGTGGACGGCGTGCGAATCAAGAATTCTTACGATGTGGTGCGGCGGGTGGCCACCAAGCGCCCCGGCCAGATCGTGACCCTGACCGTCTGGCGCAACAAAAAAGAAGTGCAGGTGCCCGTGACGCTGCTCAAGCGGACGTTGTCGCAGTAA
- a CDS encoding FmdB family zinc ribbon protein — protein MPTYVYRNLITNQTFEVKQSMKDEALTLHPETGEPVKRLVSAPAIAFKGSGFYANDSRSSGKTSTQSSAPDSGKAESSTAEGSKSADSASSSDSAAASSPKTEAPKAADKSSAASSAKSAAAPSSSSGGSGQ, from the coding sequence ATGCCAACGTATGTTTACCGCAATCTGATCACCAACCAGACCTTTGAAGTCAAACAGAGCATGAAAGACGAAGCGCTCACGCTTCACCCCGAAACCGGCGAGCCGGTCAAGCGGCTGGTGTCAGCCCCGGCGATTGCCTTCAAGGGCAGCGGCTTTTATGCCAATGATTCGCGCTCATCGGGCAAAACCAGCACCCAGAGTAGCGCCCCAGACAGCGGCAAAGCGGAGAGCAGCACCGCCGAGGGCAGCAAAAGCGCAGACTCGGCCAGCTCGTCTGACAGCGCAGCGGCAAGTTCGCCCAAAACCGAAGCGCCCAAAGCCGCCGACAAGAGCAGCGCGGCCAGCTCAGCCAAAAGTGCGGCGGCCCCTTCAAGCAGTTCGGGCGGCTCGGGCCAGTGA
- a CDS encoding DUF6176 family protein encodes METCAHRIKLKAGSLERVRQWAEELSRRQTEALATLRDETVILECFFLEQAEDGDYLIGVMCAENFEQSRAAVEQSLHSIDAYHQQFKKDTWESGKRLELLVELNLLGEFR; translated from the coding sequence ATGGAAACCTGTGCTCACCGGATCAAACTCAAAGCAGGCAGCCTGGAAAGGGTGCGGCAGTGGGCCGAAGAACTCAGCCGCCGCCAAACTGAAGCGCTGGCCACCCTCCGAGACGAAACGGTGATTCTGGAATGCTTTTTTCTGGAGCAGGCCGAGGACGGCGACTACCTGATCGGCGTGATGTGCGCCGAGAATTTTGAGCAGTCGCGGGCCGCCGTAGAACAGTCGCTCCACAGCATTGACGCCTACCATCAGCAGTTCAAAAAAGACACTTGGGAGTCTGGAAAACGCCTGGAACTGCTCGTAGAACTCAATCTACTGGGTGAATTCCGCTAA